One window from the genome of Candidatus Neomarinimicrobiota bacterium encodes:
- a CDS encoding TetR/AcrR family transcriptional regulator, whose protein sequence is MTNRISPVEEQILKEGFDTLTQAGIRSFTVESLAARLHMSKKTIYKFFPTKETLLEKTISFVTRRIEAKFQDVISSDENAVVKFNRVMDIIPDQMRRFQIERILELKSRYPSIWRKVEEFRLARRDNFCTILSEAQEQGFLRADIDVQVAATLYMNMVNSTFQPEFFINNNLAPVDTVKTFVSMIVEGLFTEDGVRAARSHRAEQER, encoded by the coding sequence ATGACGAATAGAATTTCACCAGTTGAAGAACAGATTTTAAAAGAAGGGTTTGACACCCTGACACAGGCGGGAATCCGATCCTTTACAGTTGAGTCTCTGGCTGCTCGACTCCACATGAGTAAGAAGACTATCTATAAGTTCTTCCCGACTAAAGAGACACTGTTGGAAAAGACAATAAGTTTTGTAACGCGTAGAATCGAAGCGAAATTCCAAGATGTCATCTCCTCTGATGAGAATGCGGTTGTGAAGTTCAATAGAGTTATGGATATCATTCCCGACCAGATGAGGCGATTTCAGATAGAAAGGATTCTGGAGTTGAAGAGTCGCTATCCATCAATTTGGCGCAAGGTCGAAGAGTTCCGTCTCGCAAGAAGAGACAATTTTTGTACTATTCTGTCAGAAGCTCAGGAGCAAGGTTTTTTGAGAGCAGATATTGACGTCCAAGTGGCAGCGACACTCTATATGAATATGGTTAACTCGACATTTCAGCCTGAATTCTTCATTAATAATAATCTAGCACCGGTGGATACGGTAAAGACCTTCGTAAGCATGATTGTGGAAGGTCTCTTCACGGAGGACGGTGTCCGTGCAGCGAGATCACACCGAGCAGAGCAAGAGAGGTAG